CATAGACCAGAATATTGGTATCGATAGCGTTCACTTTTCACGCTCGTAAAGCAGGTCGCGCATTTTCGGCCAGTTCGCTTCAAGGTCTGGTGAAACGAACCCGCCTTTGCCCACCGCCTCTATGCGCCATGTTTTTTTCACTGGAGCACGCGCAGCGCCAAGGTATGCACGCAGCGCATCTTCAACGAGCCTCGTCATCGTCGTGTGGTTCTCGCGGGCATGCAGTTTAGCCTTCTGCATCAGCTGATCAGGCAAGATCATTGTTGTTTTCATATGGGCAGTATATAAACAGCCATATTATATGGCAATTTTTTTGACCTAATGCCATAGGCAGGCTTCCCAACCCCGCTTGACCACCTGACACAGCCGGGTTCGACTGGCGCATGTTCATCGGACACTTCGCTGTTGGCTTTGCGCTGAAAAAAGCCGAACCTAAGGTGCCGCTCGGTGTGTGGTTTGCCGGCGCGATGTTTCTCGATATTCTCTGGCCGGTGTTTCTGCTGATCGGCATTGAAAAGGCGAGCGTCGTGCCGGGCATCACGGTCGTCACGCCGCTGAATCTTGAAATCGTGCACTGGTCGCACAGCTTACTCATGTCGGCGGTATGGGGCACGCTCTTCGGCGCGGTCGTTTACTGGCGCGTGCGCACGGCGAAAGCATTCCTTCTCACCGCACTCGCAGTCATGAGCCACTGGCTGCTCGACTATGTTACCCACACCGCCGACATGACACTCGCGCCGCACGGCGCAAGAATGGGCCTTGAACTCTGGAACTCCCTGGCAGGCACGCTCGTCGTCGAGCTGGGTATTTTTGCGGTCGGTATCGCGATCTATGTGCGCATGGTTCGCAACGCGGCAAGAAGTGCCTGGATTCATTTCGCAATCCTCATCGTCTTTTTTCTGGTGATGTATGTTGCGGCAATCTTCGGGCCACCACCTCCGAATGACCAAACGGTGCTGGCAGTCAGCGCGCTCGCTCTCACGCCGGTGATCATGTGGGCGAACTGGCTTGATAAAAAATTAGGATTGCATACGTTCTGAACCATGCTCGAACTGCGGCCGACATGCGAGAACTGTAACCGGCTGTTGCCGCCCGAGTCGGCCGAGGCTCGCATTTGTTCTTATGAGTGCACATTCTGCGTGCACTGCGTCGACCACGTGCTGCACAATGTTTGCCCCAACTGTGGCGGCGGTTTCGTGCCGCGGCCGGTGCGGCCGGCGCAGAACCATAAGGGCGATAATTATCTCGGCAAAGACCCGGCTTCGACGGTCGTGAAGCACCGACCGGTCAACGAGATTGAACACGAAAAATTTTCAGCGAGCCTGCGCCACGTGCCGCCGCAAAAGCGGTGACTCGCTTAACGAACCCCCTGCTTCAAGTATCGCAAGCGTGACCACTTCAGCAAGAATGGGACAAGATTCTTGACAATGTGTATAAATTGGCTATTTTATGTGTATGCGCACCAACATTGTACTCGACGACAAACTCGTCAAAGAAGCGATGAGACTAAGCGGCAAAAAGACAAAACGCGAACTGATCGACCATGCGCTGCATGAACTGGTTAAGCTACACCATCGCCGCGCGCTATTGAATCTAAGGGGCAAGCTGCATTGGGAAGGCGATCTCGATGAAATGCGCAAGACCCGGTGATGTCTGCCCCGGTTCTCGTCGACACCTCTGCCTGGATAGACTACCTGTTGGGTCGTGAATCTGAGACCGCAGGCAAGATGAATGAACTCTTAAGCAATGATCAGGTGGTAATTTGTCCTCTGATCGTGCAAGAGATATTACAGGGCCTGAAATCCCAGCAAGAATTTGACCATACGAAATTATTGCTCAGCTCAATGCCACGCCTTCACTTTAATCCATACGACGCAGCAGAGGGGGCAGCGAACCTTTATCGCACATTGCGCAGACAAGGCATCACAATCAGAAAGACCAATGATTGCCTCATCGCATGGTATGCGCTGCAGGCTGGTTGCGCAGTGCTGCACCGCGACCGCGATTTTGATCTAATGGCCAAGCCCCTAAAACTCAAAGTGCTGAAAAAATAGAAAAATACAGCGCGCTGTCACAAACATGCCCCCTGCCCCGTCAGAGGGTTATGAAAACGTTATTCCATGGCTTTGATCTGACCCGCGTGCTGCACAGGGCGAGTGCAGTCGTGCTTTTAATTTTTATCTTACCGCACATCGCGAACCACCTCATGGCACTAACGGGCATTGAGACGCATATCGCGGCGATGCGCCAGCTGCGGGCCGTTTACCGTTTTGCTGCGGTTGAGGTATTGCTGCTTGCCGCAGCACTGCTGCAGGTGGTTACCGGTTTGGTGCTCGCCTACCATGGCCGCCATAAACGCCTGGGCTTTTGGCCACGACTGCAGACCTGGTCAGGCATTGCGATCGCGACATTCTTGCTGCAGCATGTGCCGGCAGTGATGGTCGGGCGCTACCTGCAGCAACTCGACACGAACTTCTATTTTGCGGCCGCAGTGCTGCAGGGCGGTCTGCACAAATATTATTTCTTTCCCTATTATTTTTTAGGATTAACCGCCGTCTTTGTGCACCTTGCTGCGGCGTTGCGGCTACGCATGCAGCCGGGCTTCGCGCGCACCTTGGCAGTCTGCACCCTCTTCGTCACGGGTATGGGTGCCGCAGTTCTAATATTGCTTTGCTTCGGCGGCGCACTCTATGAAGTTCGTCTGCCTGCAGGCTATAAGTTTTTATGAGCGCCTCTCACCTGACACTCTATACCGAGACGCGACCACGGCTCTTGTCGCTTGCATACCGCATGACAGGCAGCCTGGCCGACAGCGAAGACATTCTGCAAGAGGCATGGCTGCGCTTCGCGCAAGTACCTGCAGAGAAAGTAGGTTCGGCAGCCGCACTGCTGACGACCATCGTCACGCGGCTATGCCTCGACCTCTTGCGCAGTGCGCGCAAAAAGCGCGAAACCTATGTGGGCCCGTGGCTTCCCGAGCCGATGCCCGATCTTTATCTCGCTCACGAAGATGCGATGCAGCGCGAGACGGTCAGCTATGCCTTCTTGCTGCTGCTGCAGAAGCTTGCGCCGGCAGAACGCGCGGTTTTTATCTTGCGTGAAATTTTTGACTATGACTATATAGAAATCGCCAAGGTCGTGCGCAAGAGTGCTGACAACTGCCGCCAGGTATTTCACCGGGCGAAAAAGTCACTGCGCCGCGAACTCGGTGTTCAAACATCTGCCGGCCCGCACGAACGAGAGTTGCTGGCAGCGTTTCTTGCCGCCTGCAGCGGCGACAACCTGGAAAAACTGGTGCAGATGCTCGGGCACGATGCGACGCTTCTCAGCGATGGCGGTGGCAAGGTGAATGCGTCGTCAATACCGGTGGTGGGCAAAAGCAAAGTGGCCAAGTTTATATTTGCCGTGCGGCACAAGGGTGGTCGTAAACTCTACTATGCAGCGCGAATGAATAATACCGACGCGATCATTATTTACGCTGATGGCAAACCGTATGCCGCGCAGTTTTTTGAATATGGTCACGGGAGAATCACGCGTACGCTGATTGTCAGAAACCCAAATAAGCTCACGCTTTTCGCTGACCGTGAGAAGCTACTGAGCCAGGGCATTCTGCAGCCTGTGGCTAAATTTCTGGGCGCTAAAGCAACCCTTCTCATTGCCGCAAACAGCTTGATGCGATTTTTGTTCTCGCGCCGCGCGCCTTCAGCGCTTCGGTGAGCCAACCTATTTCACCGCGGCAGACTGGGCAGAACGGGCCCATTTGTAGCAGCCACCGTTTGATTCACTCAGCCCGCCGCTGCACGAGTCAAGCGCCTGGCAGCGCTCATAACCTTCGCCGTGGTAGATACCACCGACTTCTGCCGGCACCCATTCGTATCGACCTGAGGCGTTCTCCATCCAGTAACAAAAATAAGGCAGCGAATTCGACTTCGGCGCCTCACCGGCGATCGAAGCTGCCAGCAACACCGTAGCGGGCGCCCCAAAAATTAATTCTTTCATGACACTTAGACGCCGCAGAGAGACATTTGCGATTTTTTTCTACGCGCCACTGCCGCATATATTCGCCACAGCCTGATTTTTTATCTACAATATACCCATGCCTCTACCAGCGCCGCGCACAATCTTACTCAGGGCAGGGCGCTCCGTTCTATACCTCGCAGGCATCTTTCTCTTCGCCGCCGCGGTGAATTGGTACCAAGCACCCGCCACGCAGAACATTGCTCCGATTCACCAGCTCAAGCTCGCATCGCTTAGCGGTGAAAAAAACCAGATTGTAATTACCGGTGGTAAAAAGACCGTGATCTATTTTTTTGCGCCATGGTGCGCCGTTTGCAAGGTCAGCATGGACGCTCTGAATTTTTTTGAGGATAGCAAGCGTGTGCAGGCGATTGCCGTCGGGCTTGACTATGAAAATGTTGAGGAGCTCAATCCATTCCAAACTAAAGTCAACGTGCCAGTCTACGCGGGTAGTCACGAACTTCAACGCCGGTTCATGGTAGATCGCTTTCCTGCTGTCTACATATTAAACAATGACGGCTCGGTTGCGCATGTGATCGTCGGCTATACCAGCCGTTTCGGCATCTGGATCAGAACGTTACTCTGATTGTTGTCCTGCGGACAACAATCAGACGTCAAACGAACTCTGCGCGCGAATGCGTTTGATGTTCATGTCGTTCATGATGCGCCCATCTTCGGGCATGACAACCGGCCTGATCGCGAGGCGCTCGGCCATTTCAGAATACGAGAGCATGCGGCGCTCGCCCGGTTTGCGCGGTGTCGAGTGAAACTTCGTGCGTATATCGAGCTCTGCGGTGCGGGCTGCAAGCAGGTCGTAAAGCGCGTCGGCCGAATTTGCTGCGCCGCCGTTGATGAGAAGAATTCGGTTGCCGTCGATATTCGGGCGGCGGCGAATATCCCACGCTGAACCGAAAACTGAAATGTACGTGGCGTCTTCGTGCGCGGTGATCTCGGGCAGAACCCATGTGTTTGAAATAAAAATGCCACCGGGTGCAAGGCGCTGCTTTACGAGCTGCAGAAACTCATACGTCATGAGATTCGCCGGCACATAGGTGCTGTCGAATGCATCGAGCAGCACGATATCGTATTTTCCCGTGCGGCCCGACATATGCGTGCGCCCGTCGGCGCAATGCACCATGACCTTTGGGTCGAGCGCAAAATGCTCGCGTGCAATGGCAATCACCTTCGCGTCGGGTTCGCACGCCTCGATCTCTACATTCGGGAAATGCCGGCGCAGAAAACGGCAGAGAATGCCGCCGCCGAGACCGATAATCAGCGCGCGGCCTTTGCGTTTCGGTGCATAGCCAACCCACGTGAGCATCGCGAGCGCGCAGAGCTGCACGTACGAGTGCACGAGGTAGTCGGGCTGGTCTTTGCGCCAGACTGACTGCTCGCGGTCACCCTGCACAAGCCTGACGGTACGGTGATCGGTTTTTAGCTGCAAGGGATTTTAGTACATCGCTCCCCTTTAATCCCCACCACCGTCCAGAATTTATCAGTTTCACCCCATTCCCACGAATATTATAGCCAGCTGACGGATATTATTCTCGACTCATTCTACCCATCGACCTGCTCTTCTTGCAATGTGAAAATGACGGGCCGCGTAAGCACGCGCTCTTATGTAGCGAAGTGCCCTAAGTGCAGAAAGCATGTATCCCGAATCAGCCATACTCCTTTCGCCTATTTGAAACTACCTCTCTGGACAGTTGGTTGGGTATTAGACCAAAGTGCCACAAAGTATCCTCAGGTTATCACTGGCGCAGAGATCAAGCGCTGCCTGAATATTTCTGAAGATGCTGCTTTACGTTTAAAAAAGCGGGTTCAGGTTTTTGCGTCCCAACACAAGTCCGCCGTAGAGAGCTTGTTTTACTCTGAACTTAAGAAGCGCTTCCATAAATCCAAAGACCTCCTTGAACCAGACAGGAGCGATATAAACAAGAGAGTCACCACCCCCGTAGGCAATAAGCCCATACCCCAGAGTGATTCAGTAGTTCTCTTTAGTGCAAAAGAGCGCTCAAATAAAGGCCGAAAGCGCTTTCGTCATCATGGCCAAACAGCCTCTATATACTTAACTGACTCTTTAGGCGGAAGACAAGTAGGAGTAATGGTACAGACCACCACATGGAAAGGCGGCCCTGCTCTCTATGAATCAATCCCCAACCAACAGACCAAGACCATACTCCCCATAATACAGAGACAAATCCCCAAAAACACCCCCTTCTTCACAGATATGGGTATGGACTGGTTAAAACCCTATAATCGCAATCATAGGACAGTAAACCACAACCTTCAATCAAAAAGAGGCACCGGTAAATCCAGAAGACGATTTCAACAGAATGGAATACATACCCAAGCAGCAGAAGGAAGACAGGGAGCCTTAAAGACAGCCTTTCGAGCATACCGTTATATCAAGCCAGAACACTCACAATTATACCTGAACGAATACAGTTTCTTCGGAGCCTTGAAATATTATGGAGCTGAGCGCATTACGGCCCAAAATCAGAGCCTGTTAGGCAATAATTTGGATCGTTCGACGAAACAAGCCGGGTGGGGTTTGTCGGGTATGAATGTCGGACAAAAAGCCGAGACAATCACTGCTCTAACGCAACCTTTTTTCTACCGACCACCGACAATGGATGATCGGAGAGAACTAAGTCCGAGAGCCCAAGCCTTTCGTGAGAATCGAGAGATAATGGAAGCAATCGGATCATCTAACGAGAAGCTTGCAAATGCACTTACAGAGTATCAAAAGTTCTACGCTGCCCCGACGGTATCGCACCAGAGACGCAGAGAGCGACAATATGCGCACACGGCCCAGAAGCTTTGGCAGGCTTTGCCGGATAATGGCTATGCTGACCTGAGCTTGATTTGCCGCGAAAATGGTCTATCGAAAAGGATGTGCCATCGAGTTGTAGCACGATGGAGCCATATCGGACTCACAAACGTCATAGATCGGACAGTCATCAGTCGAAACAATAAGGAGCACGTGTATGATGTGCAGCGGATTCTGCCGAATTTACCTCATGTTTTGTATATGGTCACCGGGCCTGCTCGGCGCACGACCCTCAAGGAATGGCAGAGTCATATAAAGAGCGATTATCCAAGGGCTAAAATCAATAACACACTTAGGGGGAGAAAGTATGAGCGCAGATGGCTCCAAACCAGCTAATCGATATATATTTAGGGCAAGGGATTTTTACGAATTGCTCGAGAAGCAGCATTATCGCTGTCCTTATACAGATCGCGAACTAACGCCTACAAATTGTATCGCAGAACATCGCGTGCCATTGCGGAAAGGAGGCAAGCACGAAGGCAAAAATATTGTTCTTGTAGATCATCAAGTTGCCTACTTAAAACGCTACATGACCGATGAAGAGGTCAAGCAGCTCGTGGCTGATATGATGAAGACGTTAAAACAAAAAGGTGCCAGAAAATAAACGAGTAGAGAAATTCGATGAATGGCATGCTCGTCACGTCGTTCGCAGTTTACAGAATCGCTCAGGCGAGTTCGTCCGAGCGGCTGGTAATCCCCCAGAATCTTGGGGTGAATGCCAAGATTATAACGCATCACGCCTCATTACGTTGAGCCATGTAACTTATCAGCCCCGTGAGGCTCTCTGGCAGCCAACGGCTCTTAAGAACCGATTGCAATTAGACCAAAGAGCAAAACGGAATCGCCCAATCTGGTACGGTGTCGAATACCGTATGTCGTTCCAAATTAATCAAAGGGCTTATGAGCCCAAACCAGAGGCGCAATCCGCTCTTTGGGAAGCTAAAGCTGTCTACGAAACTTTGCAATGTAATGCCCGGTCAAAGATAGAGAAGAACGGCGACGGCTTGCGAGCCCGTAAAACTTGGAAGGTGGCACAAAAAGCAGCGGCCGTCAGAATGCAGCGTAGACGACCTTCGTTAGATGATATTCGCGATACAAGGTACAACCTTTGGGATTTGATAATTCGCCACGCGGGTCTGACCTTCAAGAACGTGCCACCAGTTGAAGATGGCTGGCACAGGAATGTAAAAAGTAGGCTCGATCGGTTGGTTCAAGGGTATAGTACCGCAGCACAGTTGGAGGTGGAAGCCGATGCATAGGTTTCATAGGTAACCCATTAAGATGCGAAAAACAGCCATACGTGGGGTAATTCTGCAGAAAATCACCGAATACTATTGTGCTACAGGCACGGCGACGACGGTAAAGCAGCTTGCGATTGAAACGGGATTCAGGCCTCAGAACATCAATCGCATGGTGAAGAGTATGGCTAAAGCAAAACAGCTGACCATTATTGGTGGTTATAAGCGGCGGCAGGTGAAGTTCTTACTGCCAATGAATGCCTTAATAGCTCCGGGATTTTTTCGGCTTGCTCCAAAAGACACCAAACACGACAAATATCTCCGACCCGATGAGGTGCAAATCGGCATCGTAGCCATACAGTTAAAAAGCTTCTTTGAGAGAAATATCCAAATGGCTTCACTTGGGAATACATACGCGAAATGGAAAATGAACCGAGTATAACATGGAATGCTAAATAGAAAGGCTCTTGAACCTGCTTAATATAATCGAATAGAATCATCCCAAGAACACTTCACTCCAGTAGGGCATGCATAAGCTGGTTCTTTTCATGGCAAATTATGCAAGCATGCCGGGACGGACTGCCCTTCGAACCTCTGGTAAAGTTGTAGCGCAAACACCTAAAGCATTCAACTGTGGCCAAATCTCATGGGCTTGCTTCAAAGACTCTTTAATGCCACATCGCTTTACAAAAGGCGTAAAACAATTACATATCGCACGGATTTATTGCGACGAATTACTATGTCGCAGTTGACGCAGGTAAAGGCCTTGTATGACCGTAATTATGGTTTCTTTGATCGAACATTTAGTTCTGCGAAAAGGCGCGTCAAGATGCCACACCAAATGCTATTTGACTTGAGTAAGAAAGAGAATACATATATTGCGCTGGCTATGGTCAAGACAGAACTGGTTGGATACGCGATTTATTATCGTTTCGGCACAAAAAGAGGAGCTATATCAATCGTCATTCAACTGGTCGTAGGTGCATCCTACCGTCGACTCGGAATAGGCACGCGGCTCCTTTTCTCTGCTTGGGGTTTTTCAAACGATAAGGCATGGGGAATTATCACATCGAATCCATTTACCATCCGCACTTTAGAATCTGCTACAATGCGGCACGTAAAGGCCAAGATTGTGCATGAGTTCCGACCGCTCATTCAGCAATGCCTGAAACAAATGATTTTTTTCACCTCTGCGCATCTAAAAATTGACAGTCAAAACGCCAAGATAGATTCAAAGTTTTACGTCGATCAATCGAATATACGTGGTGACCTTTTGAAAGCCTTCAAGGATAGAAATTGGCAATTGGGTTCTTTGAACCGTGGTGAAGAATGGCTTGCATTTACCTTTCAAGGCCAACCGTTAGTCATACCAAAAGGTAGAAAGTTTTTGGACTTTATTGAGTTCTCAGAGCAAAACCTTAGAGAAGCCTATCAGAGAATGAAAATTACAGAGCACGGCTGGGCGCGGCATGCTGCAAAAGAGGTAAATCAAATTCTTGAGCTTCTTGTACAACTCGGTCTTGAGGTAAATTTTCAAAGGGTAGCGGATTTTGGGTGTGGTATCGGCCGACATTCTATTGCGATGGGCAAACTGGGACACTCAGTGATTGGTATCGACTATGGGCCTAATTTTATTCAGCATGCCGAGGAGACTCGACGTGAAGCTTCCCTCCAGAATGTTCAGTTCAAAGTCGCAGACATTCGCTCTGGGGAAAAATTTGGCAGATTTAACCTCATCTTATGTTTGTATGATGTAATTGGTTCTTTTCCCAAAGAAGGCGACAACGAACGAATAATCCTAAATATCAGGAGAAATCTGGCAAGAAATGGAGTCGCCGTGATTTCAACAATGAATAAAGCCCTTACGCTGAATTTACTAAAGAAAACTAAACAGCATATCGTTCATGATCTAAGTAAGAAACCCATGCGATTGATGAGACTCAAACCCAGTAACACTATGCAGGCATCGGGGAATGTTTTTGACCCCAAATACATTCTATATGAGAAAAAAACCGATACATTCTATCGCAAAGAGCAGTTCCGAAATGATGGTCTCCTGAGCGCGGAGTATCTGATCCGTGATCGCAGGTATACGCTACCCGAGCTCACTTCAATATTTAACCGGTATGGATTAGAAGTGATTCATTCCCGCTACGTCCAAGCTGGACGCTTCAACTCAGAGCTTTACGAAACGCACCCCAGAGCAAAAGAGTTGTTAATTATAGTGAGACATCAATGAAGCAGAAGATGTTATGATGCAGAGGTGAGACTGATTTGTAATAGTTTTTACTTTATCTGACACTCTCTTAACAAAAAGGAGTGTTTATGACGACAGAACAGAAAATTATCAAGAACAAGGTTGGTCTGCTGAAACTGGCAGAGCAGCTGGGCAGCGTATCGAAAGCTTGCAAGGTTTTCGGTTACTCAAGAGACAGTTTCTACCGGTTTAAGGAGCTTTACGACAAGGGTGGCGAGCTCGCATTGCAGGAGATCAGCCGCAGGAAGCCTTTGCTGAAAAATCGTGTAGCTCCAGAGGTCGAGGAAGCGGTACGGGAAATTGCATTTCAATACCCCGCGTACGGTCAGGTTCGGGCGTCCAACGAGTTGCGCAAGATAGGTATCATCATCTCCCCTTTTGGCGTGCGCGGCGTTTGGCTGCGCCATGATCTTGCGACGTTTAAAAAACGGCTGAAATACCTTGAAGCGCGAATGGCTCAGGAAAAGGGGATCTTTACCGAGGCACAATTGGTTGCGCTCGAACGCGCAAAAGATGAGAAGGAAAGTCACGGTGAAATTGAAACGGAGCACCCTGGTTATTTGGGGTCACAAGACACGTTTTACGTGGGAAATATGAAGGGTGTGGGTAAAATTTATCAGCAGACCTTCATCGACACGTATTCGAAAGTCGCTTTTGCGAAACTCTATGATCGCAAGAATTCTCTGGTTTCAGCCGATATGCTTAACGACAGAGTCATCCCGTTTTTTGACGAGCATGAGATTCCGCTGTTGCGCGTTCTGACCGATCGTGGCAGCGAGTACTGTGGCAACCGGGAAGAGCACGATTATCAGCTGTATCTGGCCTTGGAGAATATCGACCACACAAAAACCAAGGCCAAGAGCCCGCAGACGAACGGCATTTGTGAGCGCTTTCACCGGACTATATTGAATGAGTTTTACAATGTTGCATTCAGAAAGAAGGTTTACACTTCTTTGGAGCAATTGCAGGCAGACCTTGATGAGTGGATTTACGATTACAACACGCAGCGCACTCATCAGGGGAAATATTGCTTCGGCAAAACGCCTCTGGCAACATTCAAAGACTCGCTCAGTATAGCGAAAGACAAAATGCTGGATTTGAAATTACAGACAGCATGAAAATGGGTGTGTCAGGTCAAGTTCAGACTTTTACAATTGTACGGTTCGAAGGTTTACTTGTTTGAATCGTCGCCGGGAAAACCTATCTCCCGGTTTACGGCCCATACGCTCTTGAGCCGCGCTGGCCGCAAAATCGGTCGGCGACTACACCCCCATATGCTGCGTCACACACGGGCAACAGATTTGCTCAACCGGGGTGAACCGCTCTCTTCAGTCGCCGCTTACATGGGGCATAGCTCGCCGGAAATTACGGCGCGGTTCTACCTGCACGGCCTGCCAAAAGCCAGCAGGATAATGAGCGGATTGGATTAAACGGGCCGCCTGAAGCAATGCCTGACATTAGTTCAGAGGCGCACAGCGGTCTCTAAGGACGACGAATTTGAACTGAATGACCTATGGCGGGTTTGCATATGCTTTCCGTGCATCACCGATTGCACCAAAAATCGCTTGCTCGCACGTACTGTTTGATCACAGCCATCCATACTGCGAAAGATCGTGGAGAAAAAATGATATAAGTATAGCTTTCACATGATTGAAGTCGCGGCTGAAAAGCCGAGCGGTTCGTTCCCGCTCAGACACTACTTCCGAGAACCGGGCTCTATCTGGAAGGGCTCTTCTGCGTTTACGGAAGTAGCGTATAAGGGCGAACGAACTTTCAGGTAGGGCCCGCTTCATATGCCCAACGCTGGAAGATTCTCAACCCCAGAGGTTTGGATATGAACATCATGTACGATAGATTGGCTACGCACGGCTTTTCCCAATGCTCGAAGATAAGGCTTCGGCAGGGCGGGTCGCATTGAAAGTTCCCGATTTATTTGCGCTCAAGCACATCGGTTTTTACCGAAATTTTCTCAATTTTGTGCATCAAGGCTTTGCGCCTAAGCTGCACGCCACTGCCGTCGGCCAGACATTAGAAAAGATAATTCTCACAGAAGATTACCGGAATTTACATCACTGGACTTTCTTTGAGAGCTATGTGGCCGAATACTTTTTGTCGCCATTGCTACTGCAATACTTCAGCCCGTATCACAAAACGGCGTTTGGCGATGAAGGTATTGATCGCCGAAGTATGCATGCACATTCGGCCGTCTATCAAACTGTGGTACAGGTGAAGCTTCACAAAAACCAGATCGGCCACGATGAAATAACGAAGTTTCTCGGGGCCGTTGACCTTTTCGAGCGGAAGAACGGCAATCGCGCCAAAACCTACGGAGTATATATCACAGCGAGTGGGTATTCGGCACCGGTAGCAGAATTAGAGAGAGTCTACCGGCGGCCCGGTACGAAGCGTGCCCTGTTCTTGATCGATAGACGGAAACTATTGGACTATTTGCCGCTTTATCAGAAATTCTATGGTGACATACTGAAAAAGACAAAACAATTCAGGCAAGACGACTCTGAAGAAAATCGGCGTCATACAATTCATGCTTTCAGGGAACTGCACGATGAGTTTATCCTGAAGAATATTTCGTTTCTAAAGGAATCGTTTTCCGAGAAAGATACGCAGATACTCTTTAAGCGAAAGCGCAATTGCGAACAACTCTATATCAATGAGGGGCGTTACAAGGCGTTTACCCTTGGTCGCCATAAGATGCAGCTGTTGACCGAGGCTTTCGAGACGGCGAATCGGCGACCCTCTACGCTCCCATTGGATGAGAGCGCCCGTCTGGAGTTTTTCCAAAAAGTTAAAGAAGCTGGTATTGAAGCCGACGCTGGTGAGATTCAGGATTTCTTCGATAGAAAATTCATGGGTCTATTGGAGAAGCATGCGTTGCATATGAAGGTCATACATGCGCTGATGGGCGACGTAAAGGAATCCCAGACGAAAACCCGTAAGGGGGCCGCTCTGCGAAAAACGAAATTAACAAAAACGAAGAAAAGTGTAAGGAGAAAAATATGAAAACAGCAGGTGCAATATTAGCATTGGTCTTGGCGATTTTTGGGAGCATCATAGCATTGGCAGATTTATGGTCTGATAAGGCTGCTCTGACCGCTCTACTGGGTCTCAGCTTCTTATCGGTGCAATTCATACTGGGGATAGTCAGCTTTTTCAAAGCCAAGGCTGCTGGCATGGGTATCATCGTGACGAGTGCAATTATGGTCGTCATCAGTCTATTGACTTCTGCAAAATTTACTGGATTCGTTGAGTTGTTAATGCTTGGTGGTGGAGTCATGG
The sequence above is a segment of the Turneriella parva DSM 21527 genome. Coding sequences within it:
- a CDS encoding IS481 family transposase: MTTEQKIIKNKVGLLKLAEQLGSVSKACKVFGYSRDSFYRFKELYDKGGELALQEISRRKPLLKNRVAPEVEEAVREIAFQYPAYGQVRASNELRKIGIIISPFGVRGVWLRHDLATFKKRLKYLEARMAQEKGIFTEAQLVALERAKDEKESHGEIETEHPGYLGSQDTFYVGNMKGVGKIYQQTFIDTYSKVAFAKLYDRKNSLVSADMLNDRVIPFFDEHEIPLLRVLTDRGSEYCGNREEHDYQLYLALENIDHTKTKAKSPQTNGICERFHRTILNEFYNVAFRKKVYTSLEQLQADLDEWIYDYNTQRTHQGKYCFGKTPLATFKDSLSIAKDKMLDLKLQTA
- a CDS encoding bifunctional N-acetyltransferase/class I SAM-dependent methyltransferase, with the translated sequence MGLLQRLFNATSLYKRRKTITYRTDLLRRITMSQLTQVKALYDRNYGFFDRTFSSAKRRVKMPHQMLFDLSKKENTYIALAMVKTELVGYAIYYRFGTKRGAISIVIQLVVGASYRRLGIGTRLLFSAWGFSNDKAWGIITSNPFTIRTLESATMRHVKAKIVHEFRPLIQQCLKQMIFFTSAHLKIDSQNAKIDSKFYVDQSNIRGDLLKAFKDRNWQLGSLNRGEEWLAFTFQGQPLVIPKGRKFLDFIEFSEQNLREAYQRMKITEHGWARHAAKEVNQILELLVQLGLEVNFQRVADFGCGIGRHSIAMGKLGHSVIGIDYGPNFIQHAEETRREASLQNVQFKVADIRSGEKFGRFNLILCLYDVIGSFPKEGDNERIILNIRRNLARNGVAVISTMNKALTLNLLKKTKQHIVHDLSKKPMRLMRLKPSNTMQASGNVFDPKYILYEKKTDTFYRKEQFRNDGLLSAEYLIRDRRYTLPELTSIFNRYGLEVIHSRYVQAGRFNSELYETHPRAKELLIIVRHQ
- a CDS encoding tyrosine-type recombinase/integrase — protein: MCQVKFRLLQLYGSKVYLFESSPGKPISRFTAHTLLSRAGRKIGRRLHPHMLRHTRATDLLNRGEPLSSVAAYMGHSSPEITARFYLHGLPKASRIMSGLD
- a CDS encoding restriction endonuclease, with the protein product MLEDKASAGRVALKVPDLFALKHIGFYRNFLNFVHQGFAPKLHATAVGQTLEKIILTEDYRNLHHWTFFESYVAEYFLSPLLLQYFSPYHKTAFGDEGIDRRSMHAHSAVYQTVVQVKLHKNQIGHDEITKFLGAVDLFERKNGNRAKTYGVYITASGYSAPVAELERVYRRPGTKRALFLIDRRKLLDYLPLYQKFYGDILKKTKQFRQDDSEENRRHTIHAFRELHDEFILKNISFLKESFSEKDTQILFKRKRNCEQLYINEGRYKAFTLGRHKMQLLTEAFETANRRPSTLPLDESARLEFFQKVKEAGIEADAGEIQDFFDRKFMGLLEKHALHMKVIHALMGDVKESQTKTRKGAALRKTKLTKTKKSVRRKI